One window of the Cryptomeria japonica chromosome 7, Sugi_1.0, whole genome shotgun sequence genome contains the following:
- the LOC131040408 gene encoding uncharacterized protein LOC131040408 codes for MEVNLNISIGPRTGRVYVRDPSMCSKISGVKYQCQQMPAPRSKFCHHHLEMNKRVRNKTTKSQINRKNCDKYKGKGKGKFKRRQSSKQLRYENIQSDEDEDNEDEHEDIEKDEKANSYEKMDGAGNTDAEKKSHSYSSDNHLLKNISQRGRNNKHIEKKLYRKKMLNDYIHQLKLVQECIHDLERKIDECREKNVE; via the exons ATGGAAGTGAATTTAAACATAAGTATCGGACCGCGGACAGGAAGAGTGTATGTTCGAGATCCAAGTATGTGCTCAAAAATTAGTGGGGtaaaatatcaatgtcaacaaatgCCAGCCCCTAGATCTAAATTTTGCCATCATCACCTTGaaatgaacaaaagagtcagaaATAAAACTACAAAATCTCAAATTAATAG gaaaaattgtgataaatacaaaggtaaaggGAAGGGCAAATTCAAAAGAAGACAGTCTTCTAAGCA ATTAAGGTATGAAAACATCCAAAGtgatgaggatgaagataatgaggatgAGCATGAAGACATTGAAAAGGATGAAAAAGCAAATAGCTATGAAAAAATGGATGGGGCTGGAAACACAGATGCAGAGAAGAAATCACATTCATACTCGAGTGATAACCATCTATTGAAGAATATTTCTCAAAGAGGAAGGAACAACAAACATATAGAAAAAAAACTCTATAGAAAAAAAATGTTGAATGACTATATCCATCAATTAAAATTAGTTCAGGAATGTATCCACGATCTTGAAAGAAAGATTGATGAATGTAGAGAAAAAAATGTTGAGTAA